Proteins from a single region of Trypanosoma brucei brucei TREU927 chromosome 7, complete sequence:
- a CDS encoding 40S ribosomal protein S15, putative, whose translation MASNITQERYEQLKKERTFHKFTYRGHEIDPLLALTEEEFKALVHARARRRMNRHADRRAPVLLKRLREAKKNVKAGEKPKAVKTHLRDVVITPEMVGSVVGIYNGRQFNAVEIKGEMIGHYLGEFSLTYKPVAHGRPGFGATHSSRFIPLK comes from the coding sequence ATGGCGTCGAACATTACACAGGAGCGGTACGAACAGCTGAAGAAGGAGCGTACCTTCCACAAATTCACGTACCGTGGCCACGAAATCGACCCACTACTTGCGCTCACTGAGGAGGAGTTCAAGGCACTTGTGCATGCTCGCGCCCGTAGACGCATGAACCGCCACGCGGACCGTCGCGCCCCTGTGCTTTTGAAGCGCCTGCGTGAGGCGAAGAAGAACGTGAAGGCCGGTGAGAAACCGAAAGCTGTGAAGACACACCTTCGTGATGTTGTGATCACGCCTGAGATGGTGGGTTCTGTTGTGGGAATCTACAATGGTCGCCAGTTTAATGCGGTGGAGATCAAGGGTGAGATGATTGGCCATTATCTTGGAGAGTTCTCGCTGACGTACAAACCTGTCGCTCACGGCCGCCCCGGTTTTGGTGCGACTCACTCTTCTCGTTTCATTCCCCTCAAGTAG